A single window of Drosophila suzukii chromosome 3, CBGP_Dsuzu_IsoJpt1.0, whole genome shotgun sequence DNA harbors:
- the CheA75a gene encoding uncharacterized protein CheA75a: MKWLGIILILHLMQNIKCEQSYEVTNERLEPFEGDSQTLVFFNNLKTVGRERALNGSFKFSGEMNNEDFKVSVELYSSPRGDGEFKRMAMDVPQTSICDCFKKFYVQFVQPSVKSGETTNFPLVDDDFCPVPEGDFYIKNVLFNTEDWPSQVPRGIVKAIITFFSGGENVGGLIVEVKIEDRES, from the exons ATGAAGTGGCTCGGGATAATTTTAATACTCCACTTGATGCAAAATATTAAG TGCGAGCAATCTTATGAGGTTACCAATGAGAGACTAGAACCCTTCGAGGGCGATTCACAAACTTTGGTCTTCTTCAACAACCTGAAAACTGTTGGCCGAGAAAGAGCTCTCAACGGGTCCTTCAAATTCAGTGGTGAGATGAACAATGAGGACTTTAAGGTTTCGGTGGAACTCTATTCGAGTCCCAGAGGCGATGGGGAGTTTAAGAGGATGGCCATGGATGTGCCCCAAACGAGCATTTGCGATTGCTTCAAGAAGTTCTACGTCCAGTTCGTGCAACCCTCTGTGAAATCTGGAGAGACCACCAATTTCCCCTTGGTCGATGACGACTTTTGTCCAGTTCCCGAGGGCGACTTCTACATCAAAAATGTCCTTTTCAACACCGAAGATTGGCCATCGCAAGTGCCTCGAGGAATTGTCAAGGCGATTAtcacattttttagtggtgGCGAAAATGTTGGAGGTCTTATAGTGGAAGTGAAAATTGAGGATCGAGAAAGTTAG